The following are encoded in a window of Lactobacillus acidophilus genomic DNA:
- the crcB gene encoding fluoride efflux transporter CrcB — MNFLLAGIGASIGAMLRYAITNYGKKHWEWIGNKFSNLPTPTLFINLTGAFILGFIFGIKTNVFIYAIVGTGVLGGYTTFSTMNTELVELYKSKNYRGFIFYALSSYLGGLILVFVGYYLAILF, encoded by the coding sequence TTGAATTTTTTATTAGCGGGAATAGGCGCCTCAATAGGAGCAATGCTGCGATATGCAATCACTAATTATGGAAAAAAGCATTGGGAATGGATTGGTAATAAATTCTCTAATTTACCCACACCAACTCTATTTATTAACTTAACTGGGGCTTTCATCTTAGGATTTATTTTTGGAATTAAAACAAACGTCTTTATTTATGCAATTGTTGGTACTGGAGTCTTAGGAGGATATACAACTTTTTCAACTATGAATACTGAATTAGTGGAACTATATAAGAGTAAAAACTATCGGGGATTTATTTTTTATGCTTTGTCTTCTTATTTAGGAGGGTTAATTTTAGTTTTTGTAGGCTATTATTTGGCAATTTTATTTTAA
- the pepV gene encoding dipeptidase PepV, producing the protein MNLDYKELAQAKKEDILRDLGELIAIDSSEDLDNTSIEYPVGPGPVKAMKKFLSFAERDGFHVKNVDNYAGRVDYGEGEKRLGVIGHMDVVPAGDGWVTDPFKMIIKDGKIIGRGSADDKGPALAAYYGMLLLKEAGFKPKKKIDFIVGTNEETNWVGINYYLKHEPTPDQVFSPDAEYPIINGEQGIYTLELNFKDDKPKGSVVLKKFKAGIATNVTPQKAFATIQADNLDEIKAKFGEFLAENNLEGHFEIDDNIAQIELTGQGAHASAPQVGRNAATFLALFLDQFDFAGRDKNYIHFLADVEHEDFQGKKLGVFHHDDLMGDLSSAPSIFEYEEDGVAILKDNIRYPQGTDPSTMVKQVTEKFSDILSASFDSFEKPHYVPGDDPLVQTLLKVYERQTGKKGHEVVIGGGTYGRLFEHGVAYGAQPEDAPMVMHQANEYMKVDDLIDSIAIYAEAIYELTKEA; encoded by the coding sequence ATGAATTTAGATTATAAGGAATTAGCTCAAGCTAAAAAAGAAGATATTCTTCGTGATCTTGGCGAATTAATTGCAATTGACTCGTCAGAAGATTTAGACAATACATCTATTGAATATCCTGTTGGTCCTGGCCCAGTTAAGGCAATGAAGAAGTTTTTATCATTTGCTGAACGTGATGGTTTCCACGTTAAAAACGTTGATAACTATGCTGGTCGCGTTGATTACGGTGAAGGTGAAAAGCGTTTAGGCGTTATTGGGCATATGGATGTAGTTCCTGCCGGTGATGGCTGGGTTACAGATCCATTTAAGATGATTATTAAAGATGGAAAAATCATTGGTCGTGGTTCAGCTGATGACAAAGGACCTGCTTTGGCAGCTTATTACGGTATGCTTTTACTTAAAGAAGCTGGCTTTAAACCTAAAAAGAAAATTGACTTTATTGTCGGTACTAATGAAGAAACTAATTGGGTTGGTATTAATTACTACTTAAAACATGAACCGACTCCTGATCAAGTTTTCTCACCTGATGCGGAATATCCAATTATTAATGGTGAACAAGGCATCTACACATTAGAACTTAATTTCAAAGACGATAAGCCAAAAGGCTCAGTAGTCCTCAAGAAATTTAAAGCCGGTATTGCTACAAATGTTACACCACAAAAGGCTTTTGCCACTATTCAAGCTGACAATCTTGACGAAATTAAAGCTAAATTTGGTGAATTTCTGGCGGAAAATAATCTAGAGGGACATTTTGAAATTGATGATAATATTGCTCAGATTGAATTAACTGGCCAAGGTGCTCATGCATCTGCTCCACAAGTTGGGCGTAATGCTGCTACCTTTTTAGCTTTATTCTTAGATCAATTTGACTTTGCAGGTCGTGATAAAAATTATATTCACTTCTTAGCAGACGTTGAACATGAAGACTTCCAAGGTAAGAAATTAGGTGTATTTCATCATGATGACTTAATGGGTGATTTGTCATCCGCTCCTTCTATCTTTGAATATGAAGAAGACGGTGTTGCCATTCTTAAAGACAATATTCGTTATCCTCAAGGTACAGATCCAAGTACAATGGTAAAACAAGTTACCGAAAAATTTAGCGATATTTTAAGTGCTAGTTTTGACTCATTTGAAAAACCTCACTATGTACCTGGTGATGATCCACTAGTTCAAACTTTACTTAAGGTTTACGAACGTCAAACTGGTAAAAAAGGACATGAAGTTGTTATCGGTGGTGGTACTTATGGCCGATTATTCGAGCACGGTGTTGCATATGGTGCTCAACCTGAAGATGCGCCAATGGTTATGCACCAAGCAAATGAATACATGAAAGTTGATGACTTAATTGATTCTATTGCTATCTATGCTGAAGCAATTTATGAATTGACTAAAGAAGCTTAA
- a CDS encoding PTS transporter subunit EIIC: MNEDKIVSWLVKYKQLTFIKILQQTMVSLFPVALIGTYCWTLVNSCLTTNSFFGRLTNITKWFPDHNFASAIVNDVSLATTGIFALYAAFVSAELTMRHYGKASSIVGIASVSSYILIFVHTIRNTQRVEMSYYGATWFICGIIVGYFVGLVFAKVGHDIPRIKDRDIIKEIFINIRPMLIVLAVALLIHLAFATYRQYQMDRIVAQSVSTVANQHSSYGLSILISLITAFTMWLGYAGTLNFSSNIFGSESIANLSYALSHKTPWNIPYPFTLQALFNGFGKIGGVGATLALVIALILLSNRKQKQKVALASSVPVFFNVNFALVLGIPTILNPIYLIPFVLTPIVNMFLGSIAILLKMFPPLVYPVPDGLPGILGPLMGTGGNNLALIYTIFILIVDVCIYLPFVKLDNKVADKYEESLK, encoded by the coding sequence ATGAATGAGGATAAAATAGTTAGTTGGCTTGTTAAGTACAAACAATTAACTTTTATAAAAATCTTACAACAGACAATGGTCTCGCTCTTTCCTGTTGCTTTGATTGGAACATATTGTTGGACATTGGTTAATAGTTGTTTAACGACAAATAGTTTTTTTGGTCGTTTAACCAATATAACCAAATGGTTTCCAGATCATAATTTTGCTAGTGCAATAGTTAATGATGTTAGTTTAGCTACAACGGGAATTTTTGCACTTTATGCGGCATTTGTCAGTGCAGAACTAACAATGCGACATTATGGAAAAGCTTCTAGTATTGTAGGTATAGCAAGTGTTTCGTCATATATATTGATTTTTGTTCATACTATTCGCAATACTCAACGAGTGGAAATGAGTTATTATGGTGCGACTTGGTTCATTTGCGGTATTATTGTGGGGTATTTTGTAGGATTAGTTTTTGCTAAAGTAGGGCATGATATTCCGCGTATTAAAGATCGAGATATTATTAAAGAAATTTTTATTAATATTCGTCCCATGTTAATTGTGTTAGCTGTGGCATTATTGATTCATTTAGCTTTTGCAACATATCGGCAATATCAAATGGATCGTATAGTTGCTCAAAGTGTATCAACTGTAGCTAATCAACATAGTAGTTATGGCCTATCAATTTTGATATCTTTAATTACTGCCTTTACTATGTGGTTAGGATATGCTGGAACATTAAACTTTAGTAGTAATATTTTTGGTAGTGAATCTATTGCTAATTTGTCATATGCGTTATCCCATAAGACACCTTGGAATATCCCGTATCCTTTTACCTTACAAGCACTTTTTAATGGATTTGGAAAAATTGGTGGAGTTGGCGCTACACTAGCTTTAGTCATTGCTTTGATTTTACTTAGTAATAGAAAGCAAAAGCAAAAAGTTGCATTAGCTAGTTCTGTACCTGTTTTTTTTAACGTTAATTTTGCTTTAGTATTGGGTATACCAACAATTTTGAATCCAATTTATTTAATACCATTTGTTTTAACGCCAATTGTGAATATGTTTTTAGGTAGTATTGCAATCTTACTTAAAATGTTTCCACCATTAGTTTATCCAGTACCAGATGGTCTACCAGGTATTTTGGGACCTTTAATGGGAACTGGCGGAAATAATTTAGCTTTGATTTATACAATTTTCATTTTAATAGTAGATGTTTGTATCTATCTACCTTTTGTTAAATTAGATAATAAAGTCGCTGATAAATACGAGGAAAGTTTAAAATGA
- a CDS encoding putative ornithine decarboxylase, protein MDFLKIAIGNNVSIDKLKDWTLVPIGQAENSAELAAIVIKQNDILAKLKADELKKQSGFPIPVIEVEQQVDSKVKQDIIQKAENYQHEMVPGFLTDLINFAQAKPISFTTPGHHNGQYLDLHPAGVVFNRFFGKNMMFADTSDTVPQLGDTMTHTGTPLDAEKKAAETYHADKVYFCTNGTTSANSICASALLSEGDLVLFDRNNHKSLYNSALVMSGAKPVYIPTDRNALGLIGEMDPDFLTEDKIRAEIAKVDPKKAKLKRPFRLAIVQAETYDGIFYDAKWILDRIGKLCDYILFDCAWGGFEEFVPIMKHLSPLLLNLGPDDPGILVTQSLHKQQVGMAQASQILKKDSHIQGQKRYVDHKHFNHEYLKFVTSSYAYPLYASLTVNSYVTAGEGNKKWWDEILRMGIEWRKELLKKSKLFKPFVPVNFLDIPTNELATNAKYWNMSKEDNWHGFTKMGKGEAMIDPLKITVKTPGIDVQNAKYEETGIPGAVVAEFLMENHIIRAKNDLNSLLFLLTPGDTKEELDTLLDAFLKFEKYYNDDGLVKDVLPVLYKEYPDRYKGYTVKHLCQEMHEYYKENNTFVLQQELFEKPGMQDYKMTPAEADQMFKRNENKVVNLEDVVGETAAEGALPYPPGVFIVAPGEKWGTIDQKYFEVLAHAIEKFPGFVPEIQGVYLDQNADGTLRVQAEVIKK, encoded by the coding sequence ATGGATTTTTTAAAAATAGCTATTGGAAATAATGTTAGTATCGATAAATTAAAAGATTGGACATTAGTTCCAATTGGTCAAGCTGAAAATAGTGCGGAGCTTGCAGCTATTGTCATTAAGCAAAATGATATCTTAGCTAAATTAAAAGCTGATGAATTAAAAAAACAATCTGGGTTTCCGATTCCTGTGATTGAAGTAGAGCAGCAAGTTGATTCAAAAGTAAAACAAGATATAATTCAAAAAGCGGAGAACTATCAACATGAAATGGTGCCCGGTTTTTTAACTGATTTGATTAATTTCGCTCAGGCTAAACCGATTAGTTTTACTACGCCGGGTCACCATAATGGTCAATACCTTGATTTGCATCCCGCTGGTGTAGTATTCAATAGGTTCTTTGGCAAGAATATGATGTTTGCAGATACAAGCGATACCGTTCCTCAATTGGGTGATACGATGACTCATACGGGTACACCACTTGACGCAGAGAAAAAGGCGGCAGAAACTTATCATGCTGATAAAGTGTATTTCTGTACGAATGGTACAACTAGTGCTAATTCTATCTGTGCAAGTGCGCTTTTGTCTGAAGGTGATTTAGTATTATTTGACCGTAATAATCACAAGTCCTTATACAATAGCGCATTAGTTATGAGCGGTGCTAAGCCTGTATATATTCCAACTGATCGCAATGCTTTGGGATTAATTGGCGAAATGGACCCTGACTTTTTAACAGAAGATAAAATTAGAGCTGAAATTGCCAAAGTTGATCCAAAAAAAGCTAAATTAAAGCGTCCATTCAGATTAGCCATTGTGCAAGCTGAAACTTATGATGGTATATTTTATGATGCTAAGTGGATTCTTGATCGAATCGGAAAACTTTGTGACTACATCTTATTCGATTGTGCATGGGGCGGATTTGAAGAATTTGTTCCAATTATGAAACACTTATCACCATTACTCCTTAACCTAGGGCCTGATGATCCTGGTATTTTGGTAACTCAATCACTGCACAAGCAACAAGTTGGTATGGCTCAGGCTTCTCAAATTTTGAAGAAGGACTCCCATATTCAAGGCCAAAAGCGCTATGTTGACCACAAGCACTTTAACCATGAATACTTGAAGTTTGTTACTTCTTCATATGCCTATCCACTTTATGCATCTTTGACTGTTAACTCTTATGTTACTGCTGGTGAAGGTAACAAAAAGTGGTGGGATGAAATCTTGCGTATGGGTATTGAATGGCGTAAGGAACTTCTAAAGAAGTCTAAATTATTTAAGCCATTTGTTCCAGTTAACTTTTTAGATATTCCGACTAATGAATTGGCAACTAATGCTAAGTATTGGAATATGAGCAAAGAAGATAATTGGCATGGGTTTACTAAGATGGGTAAAGGCGAAGCAATGATCGATCCACTCAAGATTACGGTAAAAACTCCTGGTATTGATGTCCAGAATGCTAAATATGAAGAAACAGGTATTCCAGGTGCAGTTGTAGCAGAATTCTTGATGGAAAATCATATTATTCGTGCAAAGAACGACTTGAATTCGCTTTTGTTCTTGCTAACACCAGGTGATACTAAAGAAGAACTTGATACCTTGCTTGATGCATTTTTGAAGTTTGAAAAGTATTATAACGATGATGGTTTGGTAAAGGATGTCCTTCCAGTTTTGTACAAAGAATATCCTGATCGCTACAAGGGCTACACTGTTAAGCATCTTTGTCAAGAAATGCACGAATACTATAAAGAAAATAATACTTTTGTTTTGCAGCAAGAACTATTTGAAAAGCCGGGGATGCAAGATTACAAGATGACTCCTGCAGAAGCTGATCAAATGTTTAAGCGTAATGAAAATAAAGTAGTCAACCTTGAAGATGTGGTAGGTGAAACCGCAGCTGAAGGTGCTTTGCCATATCCACCGGGAGTCTTTATTGTAGCTCCTGGTGAAAAGTGGGGCACAATTGATCAAAAGTACTTCGAAGTTTTGGCACATGCAATTGAAAAATTTCCAGGTTTTGTGCCAGAAATTCAAGGAGTATATTTGGATCAAAATGCTGATGGTACGTTGAGAGTACAAGCTGAAGTTATTAAGAAATAG
- a CDS encoding APC family permease, which produces MSEEIETINFEPGKKHYMSWPVIALIDFVTIISFENIFYPFQNQGLSVVVSWIFLLFAYVIPYALMCSQMGLTFKDQAGGLASWVRHSSNDTLGYWTSWMYWVQTVPYLVDVSNSVIVSFSWIILGNNTLDKHMSTFWFGILTFVIILAFILIENAIKNSLELLSLIGGGAMFIMSMLFVLLAAWAVMHGHHIATQPFNLSAFKPSFSLRYFSTTGLLIFAMSGAELAAPYIVQMRDPKHEFPKAMWMLAIMTGFLTIFGTLALALFFNAHHIPHDFKMNGPYYAFQLLGESLGWGKVLMYIFAVVQAIFMMAQLAVLLDASSRVFAGDVADKYMPKWLTGKKDKTGRPIHSYTLTCGLALFLLLLTGTLPNINSIYNWLLNINGIISPYKTCWVFFAFIMMRMHQKKFHSDYVFIKNRTGALIMGWWCLIFTFICATLGFIPQEAEATFGSTAFNHQLIMNIITVTVLFGLGFLLPWLRRREEKREMNI; this is translated from the coding sequence ATGTCAGAAGAAATTGAAACTATTAATTTCGAACCCGGCAAAAAGCATTATATGAGTTGGCCAGTCATTGCTTTGATTGACTTTGTTACTATTATTAGTTTTGAAAATATTTTTTATCCATTTCAAAACCAAGGATTATCCGTTGTTGTTTCTTGGATCTTCCTTTTATTTGCTTATGTTATTCCTTATGCTTTGATGTGTAGTCAAATGGGGTTGACTTTTAAAGATCAAGCAGGTGGACTTGCTTCTTGGGTTCGTCATTCATCAAATGATACTTTAGGTTATTGGACCTCTTGGATGTATTGGGTACAAACCGTCCCTTATCTAGTTGACGTATCCAATTCAGTTATTGTTTCATTCTCTTGGATTATTTTAGGCAATAATACTTTAGACAAGCACATGTCTACTTTCTGGTTCGGAATCTTAACATTTGTAATTATTTTGGCTTTTATCCTGATAGAAAATGCTATTAAGAACTCACTTGAGCTTCTTTCTTTAATCGGTGGGGGTGCCATGTTCATTATGTCTATGCTGTTTGTCTTACTTGCAGCTTGGGCCGTTATGCATGGTCATCATATTGCTACTCAGCCATTTAACTTAAGTGCATTTAAACCATCGTTTAGTTTGAGATATTTCTCAACTACTGGTTTATTGATTTTTGCTATGTCTGGTGCTGAACTTGCTGCGCCTTACATTGTACAAATGCGAGATCCAAAACACGAATTTCCTAAAGCAATGTGGATGCTAGCTATTATGACTGGCTTTTTAACCATCTTTGGTACTTTAGCATTAGCACTCTTCTTTAATGCTCACCATATTCCACACGACTTTAAGATGAACGGACCTTACTATGCTTTCCAACTTTTAGGGGAAAGTTTAGGCTGGGGTAAAGTCTTAATGTACATCTTTGCCGTCGTTCAAGCCATCTTTATGATGGCACAATTAGCCGTGTTACTAGATGCATCTAGTCGTGTATTCGCAGGTGACGTTGCCGATAAGTACATGCCTAAGTGGCTTACCGGCAAAAAGGACAAGACAGGACGTCCGATCCACTCTTACACTTTGACTTGTGGCTTGGCTTTATTCTTGCTTTTACTTACTGGTACTTTACCAAATATCAATTCTATTTATAATTGGTTATTAAACATTAACGGTATTATTTCACCATACAAAACTTGTTGGGTATTCTTTGCTTTTATCATGATGCGTATGCACCAAAAGAAATTTCATTCCGATTATGTTTTTATAAAAAATAGAACGGGTGCCCTAATCATGGGTTGGTGGTGCTTAATCTTCACTTTCATCTGTGCTACCTTAGGTTTTATCCCTCAAGAAGCAGAAGCTACATTTGGTAGTACCGCATTTAATCACCAATTGATCATGAATATCATCACAGTTACCGTACTCTTTGGATTAGGCTTCTTATTGCCTTGGCTACGTAGACGTGAAGAAAAACGTGAAATGAATATATAA
- a CDS encoding alpha/beta hydrolase — protein MKIYKKCLCPIVILIITIVLAIPATIYANQNATKLQMRRDSRMSPVIMIPGSSASINRFDTLVQKINERDHKNHSLLKVYVKENGQLVFTGRIRRQDNEPFIVVGFQNNHDGYSNIKKQAKWFNLAFNELKQRYNFNNFKAIGHSNGGLIYTAFLENYFNTTSNRLIRMKVLMTIGSPYNFAETSNRPTQMLKDFIKNRKNLPKYLTMYSVAGTKNYVADGIVPVSSVEAGKYIYQGVVKHYTQITVTGRLAQHSELPQNNQVLQLIEEYVLNDTDRVGRNNRR, from the coding sequence ATGAAAATATATAAAAAATGTTTGTGTCCTATAGTAATTTTAATAATAACCATTGTATTGGCTATTCCAGCTACAATTTATGCAAATCAGAATGCAACTAAATTACAAATGAGACGGGATTCTAGGATGTCACCTGTGATTATGATTCCAGGAAGTTCAGCATCTATTAATCGTTTTGACACATTAGTACAAAAAATTAATGAAAGAGACCATAAGAACCATAGTTTGCTTAAAGTATATGTTAAAGAAAATGGTCAATTGGTTTTCACAGGACGAATAAGACGTCAAGATAATGAACCTTTTATTGTAGTTGGTTTTCAAAATAATCATGATGGTTATAGCAATATTAAGAAGCAGGCAAAATGGTTTAATCTTGCTTTTAATGAGTTAAAGCAACGCTATAACTTTAATAATTTTAAGGCAATTGGTCACTCAAATGGTGGTCTTATCTATACTGCATTTTTAGAGAATTATTTCAATACAACAAGTAATCGACTTATTCGGATGAAAGTTTTAATGACAATTGGCTCACCGTATAACTTTGCGGAAACATCAAACCGTCCAACACAAATGTTAAAAGACTTTATTAAGAATAGAAAAAATTTGCCTAAATATTTAACTATGTATTCAGTGGCAGGAACTAAAAATTATGTAGCTGATGGTATTGTACCTGTTTCTAGTGTGGAAGCTGGTAAGTATATTTATCAAGGTGTGGTAAAACATTATACTCAGATCACAGTTACAGGACGATTGGCTCAGCATTCGGAATTACCTCAAAACAATCAGGTTTTGCAATTAATTGAAGAATATGTATTAAATGATACAGATAGAGTAGGCAGAAATAATAGAAGATAA
- a CDS encoding aldose 1-epimerase family protein, with product MDYTIENNMIKVVISDHGAEIQSVKSAHTDEEFMWQANPEIWGRHAPVLFPIVGRLKNDEYTYKGKTYHLGQHGFARNADFEVENHTKESITFLLKDNEETRKVYPFKFEFRVNYNLMNNLLEENFSVVNKSDETMIFGVGGHLGFNLPTDHGENKEDFYFDMHPSVTRVRIPLKDASLDWNNRSLAPTDSLIALSDDLFKDDALIYELRGNDNKVSLRTDKNKFHVNVWTRDAPFVGIWSQYPKTDNYVCIEPWWGIADRDDADGDLEHKYGMNHLKPGKEFQAGFSMTYHSTTDEVK from the coding sequence ATGGATTATACAATTGAAAATAATATGATTAAAGTCGTGATCTCAGATCATGGTGCTGAAATTCAAAGTGTAAAAAGTGCACATACTGATGAAGAATTTATGTGGCAAGCAAACCCTGAAATATGGGGACGGCATGCCCCTGTGCTTTTTCCAATTGTAGGTCGTCTTAAAAATGATGAATATACCTACAAGGGTAAAACATATCATTTAGGTCAACATGGTTTTGCCCGAAATGCTGATTTTGAAGTAGAAAATCATACCAAAGAAAGTATTACTTTTTTATTGAAAGACAATGAAGAAACTCGTAAAGTTTACCCATTCAAGTTTGAGTTTAGAGTAAACTATAATTTAATGAACAACTTACTTGAAGAAAACTTTAGTGTTGTTAATAAATCTGATGAAACTATGATTTTTGGCGTTGGTGGACATCTAGGCTTCAATTTACCAACTGATCATGGTGAAAATAAAGAAGACTTTTATTTTGATATGCATCCATCAGTAACCCGTGTTAGAATTCCTCTTAAAGATGCTAGTCTTGATTGGAATAATCGTTCACTTGCGCCTACTGATAGTTTAATTGCATTAAGTGATGATTTGTTTAAAGATGATGCTTTAATCTATGAATTACGTGGAAATGATAATAAGGTTTCGCTTAGAACAGATAAAAATAAATTTCACGTAAATGTTTGGACAAGGGATGCACCATTTGTGGGTATTTGGTCACAATATCCAAAAACGGATAACTATGTATGTATTGAGCCATGGTGGGGAATTGCTGACCGTGATGATGCTGATGGTGACTTAGAACACAAATATGGTATGAATCATTTAAAACCAGGAAAAGAATTTCAAGCTGGTTTTAGTATGACATATCATTCAACTACAGATGAGGTAAAATAA
- a CDS encoding site-specific integrase, whose translation MSFPYENKFRAYCKQKKKLADSTISLASKSISTFWNYYTANVGKDADINEVKAGDIRNFLASLEENLHMKSNTVNKYLSHIKMYFVFLSEYGYIITYPLLTLRGNRFDRKQKYIINWMDHIPEIAKIKGIHPETIKMMAAVAVGFKPKEIVVLRTNTLLDLLKNDEIKQYIIKHTDYSNNDNPYIFSRKNGEHYASDFKINQTIAPDRSKIGMQLTSHKLRMSFVYSIISNHKLSDNEILQTLNISIKSLNYYRKNLMLYVATEDFQLPK comes from the coding sequence ATGAGCTTTCCTTATGAAAATAAATTTCGAGCTTATTGCAAACAAAAAAAGAAATTAGCTGATTCTACCATCTCTCTTGCTTCAAAATCAATAAGTACTTTTTGGAATTACTATACTGCTAATGTTGGCAAAGATGCTGATATAAATGAAGTCAAGGCTGGCGATATTCGTAACTTTTTAGCATCACTAGAAGAGAACCTCCACATGAAAAGCAATACGGTGAATAAATATCTTAGTCATATTAAGATGTATTTCGTTTTTTTAAGTGAATATGGTTATATTATTACCTATCCTTTATTAACTTTACGTGGTAACAGATTTGATCGCAAACAAAAGTATATTATTAATTGGATGGACCATATACCTGAAATAGCTAAAATTAAAGGAATACATCCTGAAACAATTAAAATGATGGCAGCAGTTGCTGTAGGATTTAAGCCTAAGGAAATCGTGGTCTTAAGGACCAACACATTACTAGATTTACTTAAAAATGATGAAATCAAGCAATACATAATTAAGCACACAGATTATTCAAATAATGATAATCCATACATATTCAGTCGTAAAAATGGTGAACATTATGCTTCAGATTTCAAAATTAACCAAACAATTGCACCTGACCGTTCTAAAATTGGGATGCAATTAACATCGCATAAATTGAGGATGAGCTTCGTCTATTCAATTATTTCCAATCATAAATTATCCGATAATGAAATTCTACAAACGCTGAATATTTCAATAAAGTCACTTAACTATTACCGTAAGAATTTAATGCTTTACGTTGCTACAGAAGATTTTCAACTACCAAAATAA
- a CDS encoding fluoride efflux transporter FluC: MSTKTGNYISIAIFAFFGGIARAWLNSSFGFYGTFWGNIIGCFLLAFFTYLFMEFKDVRQWLTVGLGTGFVGAFTTFSTFNLDVLKNIQANVPITALIYFLSSIIFGFCFAYLGMNAGKQVGNLLRKED; this comes from the coding sequence TTGTCTACAAAAACTGGTAATTACATTAGTATTGCAATTTTTGCTTTTTTTGGTGGAATAGCACGTGCATGGTTAAATTCTAGTTTTGGCTTTTATGGCACATTTTGGGGCAACATTATTGGTTGTTTTCTATTAGCATTTTTCACGTATTTATTTATGGAATTTAAAGATGTACGACAATGGTTAACAGTTGGATTAGGAACAGGTTTTGTGGGGGCATTTACTACTTTTTCAACTTTTAATTTGGATGTTTTAAAGAATATACAAGCTAATGTGCCAATAACTGCTTTAATTTATTTTTTGAGTTCAATCATTTTTGGTTTTTGTTTTGCTTATTTAGGAATGAATGCCGGTAAGCAAGTGGGAAATTTATTGAGAAAGGAAGATTAA